In the Deinococcus ruber genome, CTCAGCAGATCAGCAACGGCCCGCGCAGCTCGCCGAGAACGCTCTCCCAGCGCCACTTTCGCTCTGGTGGCCGCCGCGGCGATCTCGCAGGCCTGTCGCCGTCCCAACGCACCGTCCCTTTTGCGTCCCTGGCGCAGGTTTGTCAATCCGTATTCGCGGTAAGCTGTTCTTCCTTTAGAAGGAGGTTCCCCCATGCCGGTAGACCCTTACATCCAGGCGATGCTTCAGCAGATGGCCGCCTACCCTTTTCCCAACAGCATTCACGAAATGCGCTCGGCGGGCGCGTCCTCGACGGCGATGCCTGCCCGCCCGGTCGAGATCGGCGGCACCCGCGACCTGAGCGTTCCCGGCCCGGCCTCGCCGCTCCCTGCCCGCCTGTACACCCCGGTGGGCGAGGCCCCGGCGGGCGGCTGGCCGCTCACGGTCTTCTTCCACGGTGGCGGGTTCTCGGTGGGCGACATTACCAGCCACGACAGCCTGTGCCGCGAGCTGTGTGCGGCGAGCGGGTCGGCGGTGCTGAGTGTGGAGTACCGGCTGGCCCCGGAGTTCCCGTTTCCGGCTCCCGGAGACGACTGCTACGCGGCGTACCTGTGGGCGGCCGAACATGCGACGGACTTGGGCGCGGATCCGGCGCGGCTGGCGGTGGCCGGTGACAGTGCCGGGGCCAACCTGAGCACTGTGGTGACGCTGCGGGTGCGTGACGAGGGCGGGCCGATGCCCAAAGCGCAGCTGCTGTTTTACCCGGCGGTCGATTTCGTGACGCAGACCGACTCACGCAAACAGAACGGCAACGGCTATTTCCTGACCGAAGACATGATGCGGATGTTTGGGGAAGCCTATCTTTCAGACCCCACGCACGCGGCGCACCCGCACGCTTCGCCGCTGCTGAGCGCCCAGCTACACGACCTTCCGCCAGCGCTGATCCTGACCGCTGAGTTCGACCCGCTGCGCGACGAGGGCGAGGCGTACCATCAGGCACTCGTGAACGCCGGCAACCGCGCCACATATCTGCCTGGACCTGGCATGGTGCACGGCTACGCCAACATGACCGGCTTCGTGCCCGCTGCCGCGGCGCTGGTAGACCAGGGCGCGGCGTGGCTGAAAAAGGAGCTGGCATAACATGGCCCCCTTCCTGAGCAAGCGCGACCTTCAGTTCCAGCTGTACCAGGGGTAGTGTTGCCTTAACCGACGTCACGGCAGGCTGAGGGCAGGGGTGGCC is a window encoding:
- a CDS encoding alpha/beta hydrolase, with protein sequence MPVDPYIQAMLQQMAAYPFPNSIHEMRSAGASSTAMPARPVEIGGTRDLSVPGPASPLPARLYTPVGEAPAGGWPLTVFFHGGGFSVGDITSHDSLCRELCAASGSAVLSVEYRLAPEFPFPAPGDDCYAAYLWAAEHATDLGADPARLAVAGDSAGANLSTVVTLRVRDEGGPMPKAQLLFYPAVDFVTQTDSRKQNGNGYFLTEDMMRMFGEAYLSDPTHAAHPHASPLLSAQLHDLPPALILTAEFDPLRDEGEAYHQALVNAGNRATYLPGPGMVHGYANMTGFVPAAAALVDQGAAWLKKELA